A stretch of Candidatus Brocadiaceae bacterium DNA encodes these proteins:
- a CDS encoding ammonium transporter has product MKKYLFVFILFAGLFAGLCEAVFAGDPSGKDTYSDSIEGLKFSANFAWVLISAFLVFNMQVGFVFLGSGFVQKKNVLNYGAMSFIDFCIGALIFWLIGFGLMFGGSLLAPGLTRGNSFIGYSGFLLCGEAYDVSTSALWLFQVMFAATATTIVTGAIAERCKFHAHVLNSLFLCGILYPVYGHWMWGNGWLQTLPFGVGARDFAGSGVVHGVGGVIAFIAAWLMGPRYGKYNPDGSPNIIRGHNQLYIIVGTLILIFGWFGFNAGSTLAVTELRVSIIASNTFKAAAAGALTLLYISYFRLGKFDISMACNGALAGCVAITASGAYVPHWAAVVIGIIGSVITRLCLHFVENTLKIDDPVGAISVHGGSGLWGLLAIGIFADGTYGGVRGLITGSCGQLLAQFIACVTLIVWCSVVGFLFLSLLKRLIGLRESVSAERSGLDLYDHGTSCYPDTRL; this is encoded by the coding sequence TTGAAAAAATATTTATTTGTGTTTATTCTGTTCGCCGGACTGTTTGCCGGTCTGTGCGAAGCCGTATTTGCGGGAGACCCCAGTGGCAAAGATACGTATTCTGACAGCATAGAAGGGCTAAAATTTTCTGCTAATTTTGCCTGGGTATTAATCAGCGCCTTTTTAGTATTTAACATGCAGGTGGGCTTCGTATTCCTCGGGTCAGGCTTCGTTCAAAAGAAGAATGTGCTCAATTACGGAGCGATGAGTTTTATAGATTTCTGTATCGGAGCGTTGATTTTCTGGCTGATCGGTTTTGGCTTGATGTTTGGAGGCTCGCTGCTTGCCCCTGGTCTTACGCGCGGAAATAGTTTTATCGGGTATAGCGGTTTTTTGTTGTGTGGTGAGGCGTATGACGTATCAACATCAGCGCTCTGGTTGTTTCAGGTGATGTTCGCCGCCACTGCCACTACGATAGTAACAGGCGCTATCGCTGAAAGGTGTAAGTTCCATGCACATGTACTCAATAGTCTTTTCTTGTGCGGTATACTCTATCCAGTTTACGGACATTGGATGTGGGGCAACGGATGGCTTCAAACGCTGCCATTCGGGGTGGGTGCGAGAGACTTTGCAGGTTCGGGAGTAGTGCACGGAGTTGGCGGTGTGATTGCATTTATTGCCGCCTGGCTGATGGGGCCAAGATATGGAAAGTACAATCCGGATGGCAGTCCCAATATCATTCGTGGACATAATCAACTGTATATTATTGTTGGCACATTAATCTTAATTTTTGGATGGTTTGGATTTAACGCGGGCAGTACGCTTGCGGTTACGGAATTACGTGTTTCAATTATTGCCTCAAATACGTTTAAGGCAGCGGCGGCAGGCGCGTTAACCCTTCTCTATATATCGTATTTCAGATTGGGAAAGTTTGATATCAGCATGGCGTGTAACGGCGCTTTGGCAGGTTGCGTTGCGATCACTGCTTCCGGCGCATATGTTCCACACTGGGCTGCGGTAGTAATCGGGATTATTGGTAGTGTGATCACAAGGTTGTGCTTGCATTTTGTCGAGAATACGTTAAAGATCGATGATCCTGTCGGGGCTATTTCAGTTCATGGGGGCAGTGGCCTTTGGGGTTTGCTTGCTATTGGCATTTTTGCGGATGGAACATATGGCGGAGTCAGAGGACTGATTACCGGTTCCTGCGGGCAGTTACTTGCCCAGTTTATTGCCTGTGTTACATTAATTGTGTGGTGTTCAGTGGTTGGTTTTTTGTTTTTATCCCTCCTGAAACGCCTGATAGGATTGAGGGAATCGGTAAGTGCTGAGCGTTCAGGTCTTGATCTTTATGATCATGGCACAAGCTGTTATCCTGATACCAGGTTATAA